DNA sequence from the Streptomyces sp. NBC_01264 genome:
GGACACCACCATGGACATGCCCGCGACCGGAGGCCGCAGCCTGCGGGAGCGGCTCGGCTCGACGCTGTTCAGCCGGGTGGCCGGACCGTCGGGCCCTGCCAACCGCGCCCGGATCCACAGCACGCCCGGACCTCGCTGGTTCGGTCCCGAGCGGCCCATCCGTACGGTGCACGGCGATGCCTCGATGTTCGTCGGGGGCCTGAGCGCACTCCTGCTCCAGTCCCTGCACCCGCTCGCCATGGCCGCCGTCACGGCGCACTCCGGGTTCCGTGGCGACCCGTGGGGCAGGCTGCAACGCACCAGCACTTTCCTGGCCGTCACCACCTACGGCACCGCACAGGACGCGCAGGACGCCGTCGACCGGGTTCGGGCCGTCCACGAACGGATACAAGGCGTCACCGCGGCGGGCGAGCCGTACCGCGCGGCCGATCCCCACCTGCTGCGCTGGGTGCACGCGGCCGAGGTCGACAGCTTCCTGCGGGCGCACCAGCGCTTCGGCTCGCACCCATTGGACGCG
Encoded proteins:
- a CDS encoding oxygenase MpaB family protein, which encodes MDMPATGGRSLRERLGSTLFSRVAGPSGPANRARIHSTPGPRWFGPERPIRTVHGDASMFVGGLSALLLQSLHPLAMAAVTAHSGFRGDPWGRLQRTSTFLAVTTYGTAQDAQDAVDRVRAVHERIQGVTAAGEPYRAADPHLLRWVHAAEVDSFLRAHQRFGSHPLDAAGCDAYVTDTALVATALGVVDPPRDRSALTALLTEYRPELRATPEALDAARFILRHPPLPWPARAPYALLAANAIDLLPPWAPALLGLRPATGPRGICVRLSGQALTRTIRWAMAPPPRPLR